The sequence below is a genomic window from Nitrosomonas sp..
TCATTTGATTACGAAGAAGGCTGTTTATCCGTTCCCGGAATATTTGGCAAAATAAAACGCGCTGAATCAATAACGGTTAAAGCACTGGATACTGATGGCAAACCCTTTACACTTGACGCAAAGGGATTGTTGGCTGTGTGCATTCAACATGAGATGGATCACCTTGAAGGCAAGGTTTTTGTAGAATACTGGTCCAAATTTAAACAATCCCGGGTTTTGGCAAAATTAAAGAAGCAACAACGCGGAGCAATGTAGTGTCCTGTATTATTCTTTCTGACTTTTTCCAACATTGCGTGCCATTTAAGACTGAAAAACAATCAGCATCATGAAAATAATTTTTGCGGGAACACCGGTTTTTGCAGCAACAGCACTGGATGCGCTGATCGCTGCGGGTCATGAAATTGCACTGGTACTCACTCAACCGGACCGACCAGCGGGCAGAGGAATGAAAAAGGTCGCCAGTGCGGTCAAACAACTGGCTGAAAAACATAAACTGCCTTTAATACAACCACAATCTCTGAAAGACCCGGAAATGCATCAGCAATTGCGTGCTGTCAGTGCTGATGTCATGGTCGTAGCTGCTTATGGTTTGATATTACCCGATGTCGTGTTACCAATACCCCGTCATGGATGCTTAAACATTCATGCATCCCTGCTACCCCGTTGGCGCGGCGCGGCGCCGATCCAAAGAGCGATTCTCGCCGGTGACAAAGAAACGGGTATCACCATTATGCAAATGAATGCGGGGCTTGATACGGGCGGCATGTTATTTAAAGAAAGCATGGCTATTTCACATGATGAAACAACACATACGTTGCATGACAAATTATGCAAACTTGGAGCAGATGCCATTATCAACGCTTTGAAGTTACTCGAGCGCGACAAACTCACTCCGACACAGCAGGATGAATCCCAGGCCTGCTATGCTGCCAAAATCAAAAAAAACGAAGCACAAATAGACTGGCAGCAGCCCGCAGAAGAAATTGAACGTAAAATTCGCGCCTTTAATCCGTCACCAGGCGCTTATACGCGCTTTCAAGGCGTTAACATCAAAATTTGGCAGGCAAAAATGATACCAGGGGATTCCTGCCAAACGGGAAAAATTATTGCAATCGCGCATGACGGGATTTTTGTTGCTTGCGGTCAAGGCCAACTCCGACTTGAGATCATCCAAAGACCTGGCGGAAAACGATTGCATGCAAATGAATTCCTGACCGGATTTAATCTGCATGCCGGGGATTATTTTGACACCCCTGATGATTTAGCTGTAATACATGATTAATACACAGCTAATCGCTGTTTCTGTTATAAGCAAGGTTTTAGCCGGATCCAGCCTGACAGACACACTCCACCAATGCTGGCATAAACATCCAACGCTTTCAAGTCAGCAAAAAGGCGCCATTCAAGACTTCAGTTATGGTGTGCTACGGTTTTACGGGCAGCTCTCCGGAATTTTGACCATTTTGCTGAGCAAACCGCTACAAGACAAAAAAATATACTACCTGTTACTGATAAGTCTGTATCAATTGCTTTATAGCAAATTGCCGGTATACACAGTCGTCAACCAGGCCGTTTCCGCTTCGAGAACACTGGCCGGCAACAAAAAAATGCAGGGACTGGTGAATGCAGTGCTGCGTAATTTTTTACGGCAAAAAGAAACGCTGTTGATAAAAGCGGCAGAAAATGAAGTTGGTTTTTACTCTCATCCGCAATGGTGGATAAACAAGCTGCGTGCGCAGTATCCGCAAAACTTTCAAACTATCCTGAATGCAAATAATAAACACCCTCCCATGGTTTTGCGCGTCAATCAACGTAAAATCAGTGTAACAGCCTATCAACAGCTGCTCACGGATAACAATATGGATTCACAATTGGTATGGTCGCATGCTTTACTTCTAAAAAAACCCGTTGGGGTTGAAAAATTACCGGGATTTCATGAAGGGCTGGTATCAGTACAAGATGCGGGTGCT
It includes:
- the rsmB gene encoding 16S rRNA (cytosine(967)-C(5))-methyltransferase RsmB, giving the protein MINTQLIAVSVISKVLAGSSLTDTLHQCWHKHPTLSSQQKGAIQDFSYGVLRFYGQLSGILTILLSKPLQDKKIYYLLLISLYQLLYSKLPVYTVVNQAVSASRTLAGNKKMQGLVNAVLRNFLRQKETLLIKAAENEVGFYSHPQWWINKLRAQYPQNFQTILNANNKHPPMVLRVNQRKISVTAYQQLLTDNNMDSQLVWSHALLLKKPVGVEKLPGFHEGLVSVQDAGAQLAAPLLDVRPGMRVLDACAAPGGKSTHLLEIADILLTILDNDKTRLIQVEQNLERLQMHAHRIVCADAANPSSWWDGKLFDRILADVPCSASGVVCRHPDIKWLRRESDLQKFAIQQQTILNAVWQMLARNGKLLYVTCSVFIEENKLQIDQFLKQHSDARIEPHSQSILLDGQLLPDSQHDGFFYTLLHKL
- the fmt gene encoding methionyl-tRNA formyltransferase, which encodes MKIIFAGTPVFAATALDALIAAGHEIALVLTQPDRPAGRGMKKVASAVKQLAEKHKLPLIQPQSLKDPEMHQQLRAVSADVMVVAAYGLILPDVVLPIPRHGCLNIHASLLPRWRGAAPIQRAILAGDKETGITIMQMNAGLDTGGMLFKESMAISHDETTHTLHDKLCKLGADAIINALKLLERDKLTPTQQDESQACYAAKIKKNEAQIDWQQPAEEIERKIRAFNPSPGAYTRFQGVNIKIWQAKMIPGDSCQTGKIIAIAHDGIFVACGQGQLRLEIIQRPGGKRLHANEFLTGFNLHAGDYFDTPDDLAVIHD
- the def gene encoding peptide deformylase; this encodes MAILKILQYPDERLHIKAAPVAHVNDKTRTLIQDMAETMYAAPGIGLAATQIDVHERIIIIDISETHDQLYVLINPEIISRDGSFDYEEGCLSVPGIFGKIKRAESITVKALDTDGKPFTLDAKGLLAVCIQHEMDHLEGKVFVEYWSKFKQSRVLAKLKKQQRGAM